In a genomic window of Magnolia sinica isolate HGM2019 chromosome 16, MsV1, whole genome shotgun sequence:
- the LOC131229601 gene encoding flavonoid 3'-monooxygenase CYP75B137-like, with the protein MLPCLDLEFSFNIVNTMIQDLAHQIISWWLQDINGPKTSLAFSFTLCLISWCTWVLIKRSRNGSPPLPPGPRGLPLIGSLPFLESDLHRYFLKLAQTYGPIIKVRLGSKLCIILSSSSIAKEALKDHDTIFANHYVPIAMSELTYGGIEIVFSPYGPNWRTMRKVCAREMMSSKVLDSYYGLRRLEVRQMVRDVRTLAGTTVNIGELAFQLALNVVMNMIWGGTLDGEGRRKVGLEFQRVINEAVELVSEPNLSDFFPILSRFDVQGVVGRMKKLTSWMDKIFESVIDQRLKMDREGGKESKDFLQLLLQLKEEGDTKTPLTLTNIKAIFVDLVIAGTDTTSTTIEWAMAEMLQNPEIMRKVQEELEQVVGMDQMVEESHVPKLPYLDAVIKEALRLHPPLVFLVPRYPSQTCTISGYTVPKGTQIIINAWAIHRDPEAWDNPLEFCPERFYNSTSKWDYNGNDFRYLPFGSGRRICVGLPLAERMLTYELASLLHSFDWRLPDDAKLDLSEKFALILKKATPLIAIPTPRLANPELYS; encoded by the exons ATGCTTCCATGTCTTGACCTTGAGTTCAGCTTCAATATTGTTAACACCATGATTCAAGATCTTGCTCATCAGATAATTTCATGGTGGCTACAAGATATCAACGGTCCCAAAACATCATTAGCATTTTCCTTTACCCTTTGTCTGATCTCTTGGTGCACATGGGTTCTGATCAAGAGATCGCGTAATGGGTCACCTCCTCTACCACCTGGCCCACGAGGTCTACCGTTGATTGGCAGCCTCCCATTTCTGGAGTCCGATCTACACCGTTACTTTCTCAAATTAGCCCAGACCTATGGCCCGATTATAAAGGTACGGCTAGGCAGCAAGCTATGTATCATATTGAGCTCATCAAGCATAGCTAAAGAGGCTCTCAAGGACCACGACACCATCTTCGCCAACCACTACGTCCCCATAGCAATGTCAGAGCTTACGTACGGTGGGATTGAAATCGTGTTTAGTCCCTACGGCCCAAATTGGCGGACGATGCGCAAGGTGTGCGCACGAGAGATGATGAGCTCTAAGGTGCTTGACTCGTACTATGGCTTACGTAGACTCGAGGTACGCCAGATGGTGCGTGATGTGCGTACTCTAGCAGGCACTACAGTTAATATAGGCGAGCTAGCGTTTCAACTAGCGCTGAATGTGGTGATGAACATGATTTGGGGTGGTACGCTTGATGGGGAGGGTAGGCGTAAGGTGGGTCTTGAGTTTCAACGAGTTATCAATGAGGCTGTCGAGTTAGTGAGTGAGCCCAACCTCTCtgatttttttcctatattatcGAGGTTTGATGTACAAGGAGTGGTGGGCCGTATGAAGAAGCTCACATCATGGATGGATAAGATCTTCGAATCGGTTATAGATCAACGGTTGAAAATGGATAGAGAGGGAGGGAAGGAAAGCAAGGACTTTTTGCAGTTGCTTTTACAGCTTAAGGAGGAAGGAGACACTAAAACGCCCTTGACTCTGACCAACATCAAGGCCATTTTTGTG GACCTGGTGATAGCTGGTACAGACACCACATCGACTACAATAGAGTGGGCCATGGCTGAGATGCTGCAGAATCCAGAGATAATGAGAAAAGTTCAAGAGGAATTAGAACAAGTGGTAGGAATGGACCAAATGGTAGAAGAGTCACATGTACCAAAGCTCCCCTATTTGGACGCAGTCATTAAGGAAGCCCTACGTTTACACCCTCCACTTGTGTTCTTGGTCCCTCGGTATCCAAGCCAAACATGCACTATTAGTGGTTATACAGTCCCAAAAGGCACCCAAATCATAATTAACGCATGGGCTATACATAGGGACCCTGAAGCTTGGGACAACCCCCTGGAGTTTTGTCCGGAGAGGTTCTATAATTCCACGAGCAAATGGGATTACAATGGCAATGATTTCCGTTACCTTCCCTTTGGTTCAGGAAGGAGGATTTGTGTAGGACTTCCCCTGGCGGAGAGGATGCTAACTTATGAGTTAGCTTCTCTTTTGCACTCATTCGATTGGAGATTGCCAGACGATGCGAAGCTTGATCTTTCGGAGAAGTTTGCTCTTATTCTGAAGAAAGCGACACCGCTTATCGCTATTCCCACACCAAGATTGGCAAATCCAGAGCTCTACTCTTGA